One stretch of Trichocoleus desertorum ATA4-8-CV12 DNA includes these proteins:
- the rpsS gene encoding 30S ribosomal protein S19, whose translation MSRSLKKGPFVADHLMSKIEALNARGEKQVIKTWSRASTILPQMIGHTVAVHNGRQHVPVYLTEQMVGHKLGEFAPTRTFRGHSKSDKKARR comes from the coding sequence ATGTCTCGTTCCTTAAAAAAAGGCCCTTTTGTTGCTGACCACTTAATGAGCAAGATTGAAGCATTGAATGCTAGGGGCGAAAAGCAAGTTATCAAAACTTGGTCTAGAGCCTCCACCATTCTGCCGCAAATGATTGGTCATACCGTGGCGGTTCACAATGGTCGTCAACATGTTCCTGTATATTTGACCGAGCAAATGGTGGGTCACAAACTAGGAGAGTTTGCTCCGACTCGCACATTTCGCGGTCACTCTAAGAGTGACAAGAAGGCTCGTCGGTAA
- the rplV gene encoding 50S ribosomal protein L22 produces the protein MAVDTTEVKAIARYIRMSPHKVRRVLDQIRGRSYREALIILEFMPYRACEPVLKVLRSAVANAEHNAGLDPATLVVSQAFADQGSTLKRFRPRAQGRAYQIRKPTCHITVAVAPQGDA, from the coding sequence ATGGCTGTTGATACAACTGAAGTAAAAGCGATCGCACGCTACATCCGCATGTCCCCCCACAAGGTTCGGCGGGTTCTAGATCAAATCCGGGGTCGGTCTTATCGAGAAGCGCTGATTATTCTGGAATTTATGCCCTATCGGGCTTGTGAGCCTGTACTTAAAGTTTTACGCTCTGCTGTTGCTAATGCTGAGCACAATGCTGGACTCGACCCAGCTACCTTGGTGGTTAGCCAAGCCTTTGCTGACCAAGGTTCTACCTTAAAGCGCTTCAGACCTCGGGCTCAGGGTCGCGCCTATCAAATTCGTAAACCTACCTGCCACATTACTGTAGCGGTTGCGCCTCAAGGGGATGCATAG
- the rpsC gene encoding 30S ribosomal protein S3, translated as MGQKIHPVGFRLGTTQEHRSRWFAEPNRYPELLQEDYKIRQFVQKNLNNAGISEIRVERKADQIDLEIRTARPGVVVGRGGTGIESLRAGLQAALGSSDRQIRINVVEVARVDADAALIAEYIAQQLERRVSFRRVVRQAIQRAQRAGIEGIRIQVSGRLNGAEIARPEWTREGRVPLHTLRADIDYSYRTAQTIYGVLGIKVWVFKGEIIPGQEEPAPAGNTQPRRRQQRRRQQFEDRSNEG; from the coding sequence GTGGGACAGAAAATTCATCCAGTTGGTTTTCGTTTGGGTACAACCCAAGAACACCGCTCCCGTTGGTTCGCTGAACCTAACCGTTACCCAGAGCTTTTGCAGGAAGATTACAAAATTCGTCAGTTTGTCCAGAAAAATCTGAACAATGCTGGCATCTCTGAAATTCGAGTCGAGCGCAAAGCCGATCAAATTGACCTAGAAATTCGTACTGCTCGTCCTGGCGTCGTTGTAGGACGTGGTGGTACTGGGATCGAATCTCTGCGCGCTGGGCTACAAGCAGCACTGGGCAGCAGCGATCGCCAAATCCGCATCAACGTTGTAGAAGTTGCTCGTGTAGATGCCGACGCAGCTCTGATCGCTGAATATATTGCTCAACAGCTAGAGCGTCGGGTCTCTTTCCGACGAGTAGTGCGTCAAGCAATCCAAAGAGCGCAACGAGCTGGGATTGAAGGGATCAGAATTCAAGTGAGCGGTCGCTTGAATGGAGCAGAAATTGCTCGTCCTGAGTGGACTCGTGAAGGTAGAGTTCCCCTTCATACCCTACGTGCCGATATTGATTATTCCTATCGCACCGCTCAAACCATCTATGGAGTGTTAGGGATCAAAGTTTGGGTGTTCAAGGGTGAAATCATCCCTGGGCAAGAAGAACCCGCTCCCGCAGGAAACACTCAGCCTCGTCGTCGTCAGCAACGCCGCCGTCAGCA